A window of Bacillus mesophilus contains these coding sequences:
- a CDS encoding helix-turn-helix domain-containing protein yields MEAEKWGRRIRAFRKLKGYTQEEFAKDLGISVSVLGEVERGNRLPSQELIQNVASALNITLEELKPAED; encoded by the coding sequence ATGGAAGCGGAGAAATGGGGAAGACGTATTCGAGCTTTTCGAAAGCTAAAGGGATATACCCAAGAAGAGTTTGCAAAAGACTTAGGCATTTCTGTATCAGTCCTTGGTGAAGTTGAAAGAGGAAATCGTTTGCCTAGTCAGGAACTTATTCAAAATGTTGCTTCGGCACTAAATATAACGTTAGAGGAATTAAAACCAGCTGAAGATTAG
- the pabC gene encoding aminodeoxychorismate lyase: MYIYINGRIIKEEEALISIFDHGFMYGLGLFETFRVYQGHAFLFNDHMERLREGLTELDIRWNVTNEEILDAVNDLLVKNNLKDAYIRLNVSAGPSSLGLPMETYEAPTTIIYIKSIPQLANKKEGVFLETLRNTPEGRYRLKSHHYLNNILGKREIGQASDKEGIFLTKEGFLAEGIVSNLFWVKDRVVYTPHIDTGILNGITRRFVQKLLNKKGIKVEEGFYMKEDILSSDEVFATNSIQEIFSITHIGSQSYEPTTNAIAELLQKEYRHYTSFLATMNQMEDK; the protein is encoded by the coding sequence ATGTACATCTATATAAATGGCCGTATTATAAAAGAAGAAGAAGCACTAATATCAATATTTGATCATGGGTTTATGTATGGTCTTGGTTTATTTGAAACTTTTCGAGTATATCAAGGCCATGCTTTTTTGTTTAATGACCATATGGAACGTTTGCGTGAAGGCTTAACGGAACTTGATATAAGATGGAATGTTACCAATGAGGAGATCCTAGATGCTGTGAATGACCTCCTCGTAAAAAATAATTTAAAAGATGCCTACATTCGCCTGAATGTATCAGCAGGTCCTAGCTCTCTTGGGTTACCAATGGAAACCTATGAAGCTCCGACTACCATTATCTATATAAAATCGATTCCTCAACTTGCAAATAAAAAGGAAGGCGTTTTCCTTGAAACATTACGTAATACACCCGAGGGAAGATATCGCCTAAAATCCCACCACTATTTAAATAATATTCTGGGAAAGAGAGAGATTGGACAAGCTTCTGATAAAGAAGGAATCTTCTTAACAAAGGAAGGTTTTCTTGCTGAAGGAATTGTATCTAATCTTTTTTGGGTAAAAGATAGGGTTGTGTATACACCTCATATTGATACGGGAATATTGAATGGTATTACTAGGCGTTTTGTGCAAAAACTACTTAATAAAAAAGGGATTAAAGTTGAGGAAGGTTTTTATATGAAAGAAGACATTCTTTCAAGTGATGAAGTATTTGCAACAAACTCCATACAAGAAATCTTCTCTATTACGCACATAGGAAGTCAGTCTTATGAGCCTACTACAAATGCCATAGCTGAACTTTTGCAAAAAGAATATCGTCACTACACATCTTTTCTAGCAACAATGAACCAGATGGAGGATAAATAA
- the cysK gene encoding cysteine synthase A, translating to MRVANSITDLIGETPIVKLNKLVDEDMADVYLKLEFMNPGSSVKDRIALAMVEAAEKNGTLKPGDTIIEPTSGNTGIGLAMVAAAKGYKLIVSMPETMSIERRNLLRAYGAELVLTPGPEGMNGAVKKAEELAKEKGYFMPQQFKNTANPEVHRLTTGPEIVKQMGEQLDAFVSGIGTGGTITGAGSVLKEHYPNIKLYAVEPADSPILAGGKPGPHKIQGIGANFIPEILDTKLYDGIVHVKNEEAFEYGRRAAREEGLLGGISSGAAIFAALKVAKELGKGKKVLAIIPSNGERYLSTPLYQFEE from the coding sequence ATGAGAGTCGCAAATTCTATTACAGATCTTATTGGTGAAACACCAATAGTAAAGCTAAACAAGCTAGTCGATGAGGATATGGCAGATGTTTATTTAAAGCTTGAATTCATGAATCCAGGTAGCAGTGTTAAAGATCGAATTGCATTAGCGATGGTGGAAGCTGCTGAAAAGAATGGAACACTAAAGCCAGGAGATACAATTATTGAACCAACTAGTGGTAACACTGGAATTGGGTTAGCGATGGTTGCTGCTGCAAAGGGCTATAAGCTAATTGTATCAATGCCTGAAACTATGAGTATAGAGAGACGTAATTTATTACGTGCGTATGGAGCAGAATTAGTATTAACACCTGGTCCAGAGGGGATGAACGGTGCTGTTAAAAAGGCAGAGGAGTTAGCCAAGGAAAAGGGATACTTCATGCCTCAGCAATTTAAAAACACAGCAAACCCCGAAGTACATCGTTTAACAACTGGCCCTGAGATTGTAAAGCAAATGGGAGAACAATTAGATGCATTTGTTTCTGGAATTGGCACAGGTGGGACGATTACGGGAGCAGGCTCTGTATTGAAGGAGCATTATCCAAATATAAAATTATATGCTGTTGAACCTGCAGACTCCCCTATCTTAGCTGGTGGAAAGCCCGGTCCTCATAAGATTCAGGGAATCGGAGCAAACTTCATACCTGAAATTCTAGATACTAAGCTCTACGATGGAATTGTTCATGTGAAAAATGAAGAAGCTTTCGAGTATGGGAGACGTGCAGCGCGTGAAGAAGGTCTACTAGGTGGGATTTCTTCAGGAGCAGCGATCTTTGCAGCGTTAAAAGTAGCCAAAGAGTTAGGCAAGGGCAAAAAGGTTCTAGCCATTATCCCGAGTAATGGTGAGCGCTACTTAAGTACACCTTTATATCAATTTGAAGAATAG
- the dusB gene encoding tRNA dihydrouridine synthase DusB has product MLKIGDIQIKNQVVLAPMAGVCNAAFRLTVKEFGAGLVCAEMVSDKAILYKNAKTMGMLYIDEQEKPLSLQIFGGEKETLVEAAKFVDKNTTADIIDINMGCPVPKITKCDAGAKWLLDPNKIYEMVAAVADAVDKPVTVKMRMGWDENHIYAIENARAVERAGGKAVALHGRTRVQMYEGHANWDIIKEVKQAVSIPVIGNGDVQTPQDAKRMLDETGVDGVMIGRAALGNPWMIYQTVKYLETGELMPEPSVREKIDVCILHLDRLIALKGESVAVREMRKHAAWYLKGIPGNAKVRNGINECNTRNDLVVLLTYLIELVEANEENKIQVG; this is encoded by the coding sequence ATGTTGAAAATTGGAGACATTCAGATTAAAAATCAAGTTGTCCTTGCCCCAATGGCTGGAGTTTGTAATGCGGCTTTCCGTTTAACGGTCAAGGAGTTTGGTGCTGGACTTGTTTGTGCAGAGATGGTCAGTGATAAAGCCATTCTATATAAAAATGCTAAAACAATGGGAATGCTTTATATTGACGAACAAGAAAAGCCACTAAGCCTACAGATTTTCGGTGGAGAAAAAGAAACACTAGTTGAAGCTGCTAAGTTTGTTGATAAAAATACAACTGCAGATATCATTGATATTAACATGGGTTGTCCAGTACCAAAAATCACAAAATGTGATGCAGGTGCAAAGTGGCTACTAGATCCTAATAAGATCTATGAAATGGTGGCGGCAGTAGCAGACGCAGTGGATAAACCAGTTACTGTTAAAATGAGAATGGGCTGGGATGAGAACCACATCTATGCTATTGAAAATGCTAGAGCTGTTGAACGTGCAGGCGGTAAAGCAGTTGCACTTCATGGTCGTACACGTGTTCAAATGTATGAGGGTCATGCTAATTGGGATATTATTAAGGAAGTTAAGCAAGCTGTCTCTATTCCTGTCATTGGGAATGGAGATGTACAAACACCACAGGATGCTAAGAGAATGTTAGACGAAACTGGAGTAGATGGTGTTATGATCGGCCGTGCAGCTTTAGGTAATCCTTGGATGATCTATCAGACAGTTAAATACCTGGAAACAGGTGAGTTAATGCCAGAACCATCAGTACGTGAGAAGATTGATGTTTGTATTTTACATTTAGATAGACTAATTGCCTTAAAGGGTGAAAGTGTGGCTGTTAGAGAAATGCGTAAGCATGCAGCGTGGTATCTAAAAGGAATCCCTGGAAATGCAAAGGTTCGTAATGGAATTAATGAATGTAACACGCGTAATGATTTAGTGGTCCTTTTAACTTATTTAATAGAACTAGTGGAAGCAAACGAAGAAAACAAGATACAAGTTGGCTAA
- the lysS gene encoding lysine--tRNA ligase produces the protein MSFDELNDQLKVRREKLHKLREKGLDPFGKRFDRTHTSKELLSLFGEKSKEELDEQNVEVTIAGRIMTKRGKGKAGFTHIQDLTGQIQLYIRQDAIGEESYEVFDTADLGDIVGVTGTVFKTKVGELSIKASAFDLLTKSLKPLPEKYHGLKDVEQRYRQRYLDLIMNMESRETFILRSKIIQSMRRYLDDQGYLEVETPTMHSIAGGASARPFITHHNALDMTLYMRIAIELHLKRLIVGGLEKVYEIGRVFRNEGISTRHNPEFTMLELYAAYGDYKDIMNLTENVIAHIAKDVLGTTTVQYGEHTINLEPEWKRLHMVDAIKEYVGVDFWKEMTVEEARELAKEHGVDINAHMQYGHIVNEFFEQKVEELLIQPTFIYGHPVEISPLAKKNPEDPRFTDRFELFIVAREHANAFTELNDPIDQRERFEAQLKEKEQGNDEAHEMDEDFIEALEYGMPPTGGLGIGIDRLVMLLTNSPSIRDVLLFPQMRHREAAKTE, from the coding sequence ATGAGTTTTGATGAGTTAAATGACCAGCTAAAAGTCCGCAGAGAGAAACTACATAAGCTACGTGAAAAAGGATTAGATCCATTTGGAAAACGATTTGACCGTACACATACATCAAAGGAATTACTTTCATTATTTGGTGAGAAGTCTAAGGAAGAGTTAGACGAACAAAATGTTGAAGTGACGATTGCTGGACGGATTATGACCAAGCGAGGTAAGGGGAAAGCTGGATTCACACATATTCAAGACCTTACAGGACAAATCCAACTTTATATCAGACAGGATGCAATTGGTGAAGAGTCTTATGAAGTTTTTGATACTGCCGACCTTGGAGATATAGTCGGTGTAACGGGAACAGTTTTCAAGACAAAAGTAGGAGAGCTTTCAATAAAAGCCAGTGCCTTCGATTTGTTAACGAAGTCATTGAAGCCACTACCAGAAAAATACCATGGTTTAAAGGATGTAGAACAAAGATATAGACAAAGATATTTAGATCTCATAATGAATATGGAAAGTCGTGAAACTTTCATCTTAAGAAGTAAGATCATTCAATCTATGAGAAGATATCTAGATGATCAAGGTTATCTAGAAGTAGAAACTCCAACTATGCACTCAATTGCAGGTGGGGCGTCTGCTAGACCTTTTATAACTCATCACAATGCGTTGGACATGACTCTTTATATGCGTATAGCAATAGAGCTACACTTAAAGCGACTAATTGTAGGTGGCCTAGAAAAGGTTTATGAAATTGGACGAGTATTTAGAAACGAAGGAATTTCGACTAGACACAATCCCGAATTCACTATGCTAGAGCTTTATGCTGCATATGGTGACTATAAAGATATCATGAACCTAACTGAAAATGTAATTGCTCATATAGCTAAAGATGTACTAGGAACAACAACAGTTCAATATGGTGAGCATACAATTAATTTAGAGCCTGAGTGGAAAAGACTCCATATGGTAGATGCAATTAAAGAGTATGTGGGTGTTGACTTCTGGAAGGAAATGACTGTGGAAGAGGCTAGAGAATTAGCTAAAGAACACGGTGTCGACATTAATGCACATATGCAATATGGCCATATCGTAAATGAATTTTTTGAGCAAAAGGTTGAGGAACTTCTAATTCAGCCTACCTTTATTTATGGACATCCAGTTGAAATTTCTCCTCTAGCTAAAAAGAATCCTGAGGATCCTCGATTCACAGATAGGTTTGAACTGTTTATTGTAGCTAGAGAGCATGCAAATGCATTTACTGAGCTAAATGATCCGATTGATCAAAGAGAAAGATTCGAAGCTCAGTTAAAGGAAAAGGAACAAGGAAATGATGAAGCACATGAGATGGATGAGGATTTCATTGAAGCTTTAGAATATGGTATGCCACCAACTGGTGGACTTGGAATTGGAATCGACCGTTTAGTTATGTTATTAACGAATTCACCATCAATTCGTGATGTGCTACTATTCCCTCAAATGAGACATAGAGAAGCAGCTAAAACGGAATAA
- the pabA gene encoding aminodeoxychorismate/anthranilate synthase component II, with protein sequence MILMIDNYDSFTFNLVQYLGELGQELIVKRNDQITISEIEELNPTFLMISPGPCSPNEAGISLEAIEYFAGKIPIFGVCLGHQSIAQVFGGDVVRADRLMHGKTSPISHNGKTIFEGVEEPFTATRYHSLIVKKETLPEVLEVTAWTEEGEIMAIRHKDLPIEGVQFHPESIMTSAGKKLLQNFIDLHGGKQKTTACTSI encoded by the coding sequence ATGATATTAATGATTGATAACTATGATTCATTTACTTTTAACCTTGTACAATATTTAGGAGAGCTTGGACAAGAACTTATAGTGAAGAGAAATGACCAAATCACCATTTCAGAAATTGAAGAATTAAATCCAACATTTCTTATGATTTCACCAGGACCATGTAGTCCGAATGAAGCTGGGATTAGCTTAGAGGCAATTGAGTACTTTGCAGGAAAGATTCCGATATTCGGAGTTTGCCTTGGACACCAATCGATAGCTCAAGTTTTTGGTGGAGATGTGGTTCGTGCAGATCGCTTAATGCATGGAAAGACCTCTCCTATTTCGCATAATGGAAAAACAATTTTCGAAGGGGTAGAAGAGCCTTTTACAGCTACTAGATACCATTCATTAATAGTAAAAAAAGAAACGTTACCAGAAGTATTAGAGGTGACAGCTTGGACTGAAGAAGGAGAAATTATGGCAATTAGACATAAGGACCTTCCTATAGAAGGTGTCCAATTCCATCCAGAGTCCATCATGACATCTGCTGGTAAAAAACTATTACAAAATTTTATTGATCTTCATGGAGGAAAACAAAAAACAACTGCATGTACATCTATATAA
- the folB gene encoding dihydroneopterin aldolase — translation MDKIELHEMMFYGYHGVLPEETKLGQRFVVDLSLSMDLSKAGKSDDLEDTVNYAEVYNLCKSIVEGEPKQLIEAVAEEICHQILTVFLKVEECTITFIKPDPPIRGYYKSVSVSLTRGRK, via the coding sequence ATCGATAAAATTGAGCTTCATGAAATGATGTTTTACGGATATCACGGAGTACTGCCAGAGGAAACCAAACTTGGTCAACGCTTTGTAGTTGATCTTTCTTTGTCTATGGACCTCTCGAAAGCAGGGAAAAGCGATGATTTAGAGGATACTGTAAACTATGCTGAGGTTTATAACTTATGTAAGAGTATTGTGGAGGGGGAACCAAAACAATTAATAGAAGCCGTGGCAGAGGAGATTTGTCATCAGATTCTTACAGTCTTTCTAAAAGTTGAAGAGTGTACAATTACATTTATTAAACCAGATCCACCAATACGGGGTTACTATAAATCTGTAAGTGTAAGTTTGACTAGAGGTAGAAAATGA
- the folP gene encoding dihydropteroate synthase has product MSTIVINRTKGNDETLDFNKKTYIMGILNVTPDSFSDGGSYPTIEGAVERARKMIQEGADIIDIGGESTRPGSVKVSLSDELERTIPVIEQLSKQIDAPISIDTYKAEVAKQAIEAGAHIINDVWGAKADPNMAKVAAHFQVPIILMHNRDNKNYRNLMKDITSDLMESISIAKFAGVKDEQIILDPGIGFAKDFNMNIEVLQNLDQIVALGYPVLLGTSRKSFIGQILDVPANERIEGTGATVCQGIIKGCHIMRVHDVVAISRMSKVMDVLVGKGGEENR; this is encoded by the coding sequence TTGTCTACAATTGTAATTAATAGAACAAAAGGAAATGATGAAACATTAGATTTTAACAAGAAAACGTATATCATGGGGATTTTGAATGTTACACCGGATTCATTTTCAGATGGTGGAAGTTATCCAACCATAGAAGGAGCGGTAGAGCGAGCACGTAAAATGATTCAGGAAGGTGCTGATATTATTGATATTGGTGGAGAGTCTACCCGACCTGGATCAGTAAAGGTATCACTTTCTGATGAATTGGAAAGAACCATACCTGTAATTGAACAACTCTCTAAACAAATAGATGCTCCAATCTCAATTGATACATATAAAGCTGAAGTGGCTAAACAGGCTATAGAAGCGGGTGCACATATAATTAATGATGTATGGGGAGCGAAGGCAGACCCTAATATGGCTAAGGTTGCTGCACACTTTCAAGTACCTATTATTCTCATGCATAATAGAGATAATAAGAATTATAGGAATCTAATGAAGGATATTACATCTGACCTAATGGAGAGTATTTCGATTGCAAAATTTGCAGGGGTTAAGGATGAGCAGATTATCTTGGATCCGGGTATTGGTTTTGCAAAGGACTTCAACATGAATATAGAAGTACTTCAAAATCTTGATCAAATCGTTGCACTCGGGTATCCTGTCTTACTTGGAACCTCAAGGAAATCATTTATTGGTCAGATTTTAGATGTACCAGCTAATGAAAGAATAGAAGGAACTGGAGCAACGGTTTGCCAAGGCATAATTAAGGGTTGTCATATCATGCGTGTTCACGATGTAGTTGCTATATCTAGGATGTCAAAAGTTATGGATGTACTTGTAGGCAAAGGGGGAGAGGAAAATCGATAA
- the hslO gene encoding Hsp33 family molecular chaperone HslO, translating into MSDYLIRALAYDNQVRAFAVRSTETVSEAQKRHDTWPTASAALGRAMTAGVMMGAMLKGNDKLTIKIEGKGPIGAIIVDSDGKGHVRGYVTNPHVHFDLNSKGKLDVARAVGTEGNLTVVKDLGLRDHFSGQVPIISGELGEDFTYYFASSEQVPSSVGVGVLVNPDNSILASGGFIIQLLPGTSEETIDYIEKRLSTIEPISKLIQKGLTPEQILDEVLGEGKVRVLDKMPISFECHCSKERIESAIKSLGKEEIEDMIEKEGQAEAQCHFCNEMYHLNKEELISLLPKD; encoded by the coding sequence TTGTCAGATTATTTAATACGAGCACTCGCTTATGATAACCAAGTTAGAGCGTTTGCGGTAAGGTCAACAGAAACGGTTAGTGAGGCACAGAAACGTCATGATACATGGCCTACAGCATCAGCCGCTTTAGGAAGGGCAATGACTGCTGGAGTAATGATGGGAGCAATGCTTAAAGGTAATGATAAGCTTACCATCAAGATAGAAGGAAAAGGACCAATTGGTGCGATTATTGTTGATAGTGATGGGAAGGGACATGTCCGTGGGTATGTAACAAATCCACATGTGCATTTTGATTTAAATAGCAAAGGAAAGCTTGATGTGGCTAGAGCAGTGGGCACAGAAGGCAACCTGACTGTTGTAAAAGATTTAGGATTACGTGACCACTTCTCAGGGCAGGTTCCGATTATTTCAGGAGAACTTGGTGAGGACTTTACCTACTATTTTGCTTCTTCTGAGCAGGTTCCTTCTTCTGTAGGGGTAGGGGTACTTGTAAATCCTGATAACAGTATATTAGCTTCAGGTGGATTTATCATACAATTACTACCCGGAACTAGTGAAGAAACCATTGATTATATTGAGAAAAGACTTAGTACGATTGAGCCTATATCCAAGCTCATTCAAAAGGGCCTGACCCCTGAACAAATATTGGATGAGGTATTAGGTGAGGGGAAAGTTAGGGTATTAGATAAAATGCCAATCTCATTTGAATGTCATTGCTCAAAAGAACGTATAGAAAGTGCAATAAAGAGTCTTGGAAAAGAAGAGATAGAAGATATGATTGAAAAAGAGGGTCAAGCAGAAGCCCAATGTCACTTTTGTAATGAAATGTACCATCTAAATAAAGAAGAACTCATTTCCTTGTTACCAAAAGACTAG
- the folK gene encoding 2-amino-4-hydroxy-6-hydroxymethyldihydropteridine diphosphokinase, which produces MNRVFIALGSNIEDRTTYLKAGISAIQEHDIKLISYSSIYETDPVGYLEQESFLNMVIEVYTKKSPLQLLSSLQGVESQLGRNREIKWGPRTLDLDILLYNQENIETEDLIVPHPRMDERAFVIVPLIEIDQQLVIRDKSILNIYEELSDREGVRLWKRRNGEDVFELFES; this is translated from the coding sequence ATGAACCGAGTATTTATAGCATTAGGTTCAAATATCGAAGATCGTACAACTTATTTAAAAGCGGGAATATCTGCTATACAAGAACACGATATCAAGCTTATCAGTTATTCATCAATTTATGAAACAGATCCAGTTGGTTATTTGGAACAAGAGTCATTTCTAAATATGGTAATAGAAGTTTATACCAAGAAATCACCATTACAACTATTGTCATCCCTACAAGGAGTGGAATCTCAACTTGGGAGAAATAGGGAGATTAAGTGGGGGCCGAGAACGTTAGACCTTGACATTTTACTCTATAACCAAGAGAATATTGAAACAGAAGATTTAATTGTACCCCATCCTAGAATGGATGAACGTGCATTTGTGATCGTTCCGTTAATAGAAATCGATCAACAGTTAGTCATACGTGATAAAAGTATCCTAAACATTTATGAGGAACTATCAGATAGAGAAGGTGTTAGATTATGGAAGCGGAGAAATGGGGAAGACGTATTCGAGCTTTTCGAAAGCTAA
- a CDS encoding peptidyl-prolyl cis-trans isomerase, producing the protein MANKSIWVIVFTLVATNCLTIGMWLKGNQEQVEIPATVATASITDEVVATIGEKNITQQEWLHQLEKLYGKETLKEIVNREVIYQLADQYNITVSEDLIEQEMTIIKAMYNSIDNEKIADEEDLRKQIEYNILLEEMLTKDVVIPDEDVEEFYKENQSLYDIPTTYHLSHIKVTTEEEAETVITELENGSDFSVLAMEKSIDEFTSNQGGDLGYVTVESGYIPAEYEDVLSSLNVNSWEGPVQVGEEFAVLYLHEIMEGKEYSFDDVKEHIRRQLALGQIEGRVTAEQFWNEIEVDWFYGQSN; encoded by the coding sequence GTGGCGAATAAATCAATTTGGGTTATTGTTTTTACCTTAGTAGCTACAAACTGTTTAACGATTGGAATGTGGTTAAAGGGAAATCAAGAACAGGTAGAGATTCCAGCAACAGTAGCTACAGCCAGTATTACTGATGAGGTTGTTGCGACCATTGGTGAGAAGAATATTACTCAGCAAGAATGGCTTCACCAACTTGAAAAACTTTACGGTAAAGAGACACTAAAAGAGATTGTTAATCGAGAGGTTATATACCAGCTGGCTGATCAGTATAATATTACAGTGTCAGAAGATCTTATTGAGCAAGAGATGACCATTATTAAAGCAATGTACAACTCAATTGATAATGAGAAAATTGCTGATGAAGAAGACTTACGAAAACAAATAGAATATAACATTCTTTTAGAAGAGATGCTCACTAAAGATGTAGTAATCCCTGATGAGGATGTTGAGGAATTTTATAAAGAAAATCAAAGTCTATATGATATTCCGACAACCTACCATCTATCTCATATAAAGGTTACTACCGAGGAAGAGGCTGAGACAGTGATCACCGAGTTAGAAAATGGATCTGACTTCTCTGTATTAGCAATGGAAAAATCAATTGATGAATTTACCTCTAATCAGGGAGGAGATTTAGGGTATGTAACAGTTGAGAGTGGGTACATACCAGCTGAATATGAGGATGTCTTAAGTAGTCTAAATGTTAACTCATGGGAAGGTCCTGTTCAGGTGGGAGAGGAGTTTGCAGTTCTTTATCTTCATGAAATCATGGAAGGAAAAGAATACTCTTTTGATGATGTAAAAGAGCACATTCGCAGACAACTAGCCTTAGGACAAATAGAAGGTCGTGTTACGGCAGAGCAGTTCTGGAATGAAATTGAAGTAGATTGGTTCTATGGTCAATCAAACTAA
- a CDS encoding anthranilate synthase component I family protein, translated as MSKSYPFYKTIKIEKNDWFPRFQQVSRDYEYHALLESGRGGRYSMFGLEPIAILNGKDGTLEITGDNFTEQYTGNPLHLMKDWMKKFQVEMNSELPFFQGGAIGYISYDYVRYIERLQRESLDDLKIPDLYFLLYNDLFVYDHHEELLYIIACMDSHSTDELVQEKLQTLESIWEGNNSAKEHEHSSIKVDCEKIDVSLTEEEFRQAVEKIQNYISQGDVFQVNLSVRQSQSLLVEPIDVYTALRSINPSPYMAYIYTPEFQIVSGSPELLVKKQGDQVSTRPIAGTRSRGKDEHEDEKLASELIENEKERAEHVMLVDLERNDLGKVCRYGTVEVDEFMVIERYSHVMHIVSNVKGTLFDHYDAYDVIDAVFPGGTITGAPKVRTMEIIEELEPVRRGIYTGSIGWIGYNGDMELNITIRTMLVKDGIAHIQAGAGVVIDSNPISEYKESLKKAKALWKSKEVAEQKRVVEQV; from the coding sequence ATGAGTAAGAGCTATCCGTTTTATAAAACAATAAAGATAGAGAAAAATGATTGGTTTCCTCGCTTTCAACAAGTAAGCAGAGACTATGAATATCACGCTCTACTGGAAAGTGGAAGAGGCGGAAGATATAGTATGTTTGGTTTGGAGCCAATAGCTATTCTAAATGGTAAGGATGGAACACTCGAGATTACAGGAGATAACTTTACAGAACAATATACAGGAAATCCTCTACATCTAATGAAGGATTGGATGAAGAAATTTCAAGTGGAAATGAATTCAGAACTTCCTTTTTTTCAAGGTGGTGCCATTGGTTATATAAGCTACGATTATGTGAGATATATTGAACGCCTTCAGCGTGAATCATTAGATGACTTAAAGATACCAGATTTATACTTTTTACTATATAATGACCTTTTTGTGTATGATCATCACGAGGAATTATTATATATAATAGCCTGCATGGACTCTCATTCAACAGATGAACTAGTACAAGAGAAACTTCAGACTCTAGAATCTATCTGGGAAGGCAATAATTCTGCTAAAGAACATGAACATAGTTCCATTAAAGTAGATTGTGAGAAAATAGATGTTTCACTTACAGAAGAAGAGTTTAGACAAGCCGTCGAAAAGATTCAAAATTATATTAGTCAAGGAGATGTCTTCCAGGTAAATCTATCGGTTAGGCAATCGCAGTCTCTATTAGTAGAGCCAATAGATGTATATACAGCATTAAGGAGTATAAATCCATCACCATATATGGCCTATATATATACACCTGAATTTCAGATTGTAAGTGGATCACCGGAGCTTCTCGTAAAAAAACAAGGTGATCAGGTTAGCACTAGACCTATCGCTGGAACCCGTTCAAGAGGTAAAGATGAGCACGAGGATGAAAAGTTAGCTTCTGAACTCATTGAAAATGAAAAAGAGCGAGCAGAGCATGTGATGCTAGTAGACTTAGAGAGAAATGATCTGGGTAAAGTATGCCGATATGGGACTGTAGAAGTAGACGAGTTTATGGTGATTGAACGGTACTCTCATGTCATGCATATTGTATCGAATGTAAAAGGAACATTATTTGATCACTACGATGCATATGATGTCATTGACGCAGTTTTTCCAGGTGGGACAATTACTGGTGCACCGAAAGTTAGGACTATGGAAATCATTGAAGAACTTGAACCGGTAAGAAGAGGTATTTATACTGGCTCTATAGGCTGGATTGGGTATAATGGGGATATGGAGTTAAATATAACGATTCGAACGATGCTTGTAAAGGACGGTATAGCCCATATCCAAGCAGGTGCTGGAGTCGTGATTGATTCTAACCCTATCTCTGAATACAAGGAATCGCTTAAGAAAGCAAAAGCTTTATGGAAGTCAAAGGAAGTAGCAGAGCAGAAGAGAGTAGTAGAACAAGTTTAG